Proteins found in one Allorhizobium pseudoryzae genomic segment:
- a CDS encoding dipeptide ABC transporter ATP-binding protein: protein MTDTQPNTTTPPLLDVTNLATWFPTGRGQIKAVDGVSFSLAPGEVLGLVGESGSGKSITGFSIIGLIDEPGRIVEGSVKLEGRELIGLPAHELRAIRGKTISMVFQDPMMTLNPVLSIGTQIKLALEAHETISAADARERAIQALAQVRISEPERKVDFFPHQFSGGMRQRVAIAIALLHRPKLIICDEPTTALDVSIQAEILAEMKELVAELGTALIWISHDLAIVSSIADRVAVMKTGKIVEIGPALGVLTRPQHDYTRALLDALPSRAKPGQLLLRGSGIADAAPPPRKAATANLPPLGSPYLVIDQAVKRFEKPAGIVRRLAIKSGLAQPVTGVQAVDGVSLVLKRGEVLGLVGESGSGKSTLGRMAAGITVPSAGTVRLNGQPVMSSGRSPAKITTRVQTIFQDPFASLNGRMRIGDIVAEGPLAHKLVTRSEAGRYVADWLAAVGLDPAFANRFPHQFSGGQRQRIAIARALAMQPDVVVCDEPVASLDVSIQAQIINLLIRLRSELDLSLIFISHDLSVVRHLCDRVAIMYRGRIVEEGEAGAIYADPQHDYTKRLLAAVPVLPMAAE, encoded by the coding sequence ATGACCGACACTCAGCCAAACACCACCACGCCCCCCTTGCTGGACGTCACCAATCTCGCCACCTGGTTTCCAACCGGCCGCGGACAGATCAAGGCCGTCGATGGCGTTTCCTTTTCCCTCGCGCCGGGCGAGGTTCTGGGGCTCGTCGGAGAGTCCGGATCGGGCAAATCGATCACCGGTTTCTCGATCATCGGCCTGATCGACGAACCGGGCCGCATCGTCGAAGGCTCGGTCAAGCTGGAAGGGCGCGAACTGATCGGCCTGCCCGCGCATGAGCTGCGCGCCATTCGGGGCAAGACCATCTCCATGGTGTTCCAGGACCCGATGATGACGCTGAACCCGGTTCTCAGCATCGGCACCCAGATCAAGCTGGCGCTCGAAGCGCATGAGACCATCAGTGCGGCGGATGCGCGCGAGCGCGCGATCCAGGCGCTGGCACAGGTCCGCATCTCGGAACCGGAGCGCAAGGTGGATTTCTTCCCCCACCAGTTCTCCGGTGGCATGCGCCAGCGTGTGGCGATTGCGATCGCCCTTCTGCACCGCCCGAAACTGATCATCTGCGACGAGCCGACCACCGCGCTTGACGTCTCGATCCAGGCGGAAATCCTTGCCGAGATGAAGGAACTGGTCGCCGAACTCGGTACGGCGCTGATCTGGATCAGCCATGACCTCGCCATCGTCTCGTCGATTGCCGATCGCGTTGCGGTGATGAAGACGGGCAAGATCGTCGAGATCGGTCCGGCACTCGGGGTACTGACCCGACCGCAGCACGACTACACGCGCGCGCTGCTGGACGCGCTGCCCTCGCGGGCGAAGCCCGGGCAGCTGCTCCTGCGCGGCAGCGGGATCGCCGATGCGGCACCACCGCCGCGAAAGGCCGCGACCGCCAATCTGCCGCCGCTGGGGAGCCCCTATCTGGTGATCGATCAGGCGGTGAAGCGGTTCGAAAAACCTGCCGGCATCGTGCGCCGGCTGGCGATCAAGTCGGGCCTCGCGCAGCCGGTGACAGGCGTGCAGGCGGTCGATGGCGTCAGTCTTGTCTTGAAGCGCGGCGAGGTGTTGGGTCTGGTCGGCGAATCCGGCTCCGGCAAATCGACGCTTGGACGCATGGCGGCCGGCATCACCGTTCCGAGCGCCGGCACCGTTCGTCTCAACGGGCAACCCGTGATGAGCAGCGGCCGCAGCCCTGCGAAGATCACCACCCGCGTTCAGACGATCTTCCAGGATCCCTTTGCCTCTCTCAACGGCCGCATGCGCATCGGCGACATCGTGGCGGAGGGACCGCTTGCCCACAAGCTTGTCACGCGGTCCGAAGCCGGGCGCTATGTGGCGGACTGGCTGGCGGCGGTCGGCCTTGATCCGGCCTTCGCCAACCGCTTCCCGCATCAGTTTTCCGGCGGGCAGAGACAGCGCATCGCCATTGCCCGCGCGCTTGCCATGCAGCCGGATGTCGTTGTCTGCGACGAGCCGGTCGCGTCCCTTGACGTGTCGATCCAGGCGCAGATCATCAACCTGCTCATCCGGTTGCGATCGGAGCTCGACCTGTCGCTGATCTTCATCAGCCATGACCTGTCGGTCGTGCGTCACCTCTGCGATCGCGTCGCCATCATGTATCGCGGGCGGATCGTCGAGGAAGGCGAGGCTGGCGCAATCTATGCCGATCCGCAGCACGACTACACCAAGCGCCTGCTGGCAGCCGTTCCCGTGCTGCCGATGGCTGCAGAATAA
- a CDS encoding ABC transporter permease, producing the protein MRDTLFGRFLEEYTRNKVATGAAIIVFLIVLVALIAPFVTPQDPYDIGSLVLRDARRAPGYVGTGGYTHWLGTDSQGRDLLSAIIYGLRISLQMGVIAGGIAFVIGAMVGCSAAYIGGRYESLVMRIVDLQLSFPAILLAFVIAALLGQGRYQLIMALIFAQYAYFARTAHGAASAERQKDYVEAALSIPLSPLRVVVKHILPNSLPPLIVVATVQVASAISLEATLSFLGVGLPPTEPSLGMLISNGFQYLLSGRYWISIYPGLALILFIVSLNLVGDQIRDQLNPRLRR; encoded by the coding sequence ATGCGCGACACTCTGTTTGGCCGTTTCCTCGAAGAATACACCCGCAACAAGGTCGCGACCGGTGCGGCGATCATCGTCTTTCTCATCGTTCTCGTCGCCTTGATCGCGCCATTCGTCACGCCGCAGGACCCTTACGACATTGGCAGCCTCGTGCTGCGCGATGCACGCCGGGCGCCGGGCTATGTCGGAACCGGCGGCTATACCCATTGGCTCGGCACCGATTCTCAAGGGCGCGACCTGCTCTCGGCGATCATCTACGGCCTGCGGATCTCGCTGCAGATGGGCGTCATCGCCGGCGGTATTGCCTTCGTGATTGGTGCGATGGTCGGCTGCTCGGCCGCCTATATCGGCGGGCGCTACGAGAGCCTCGTGATGCGCATTGTCGACCTGCAGCTGTCCTTCCCGGCAATCCTTCTCGCCTTCGTCATTGCCGCACTTCTGGGACAGGGCCGCTACCAGCTGATCATGGCGCTGATTTTCGCGCAGTACGCCTATTTCGCCCGCACCGCCCACGGCGCAGCCTCCGCGGAGCGGCAGAAGGACTATGTCGAGGCGGCACTGTCCATCCCCCTGTCGCCTTTGCGCGTCGTGGTGAAACACATCCTGCCCAACTCCCTGCCGCCGCTGATCGTGGTGGCGACGGTCCAGGTCGCAAGCGCGATTTCGCTGGAAGCCACCCTCTCCTTCCTCGGCGTCGGCCTGCCGCCCACAGAACCCTCGCTCGGCATGCTGATCTCCAACGGCTTCCAGTATCTCCTTTCCGGCCGCTACTGGATCTCCATCTATCCCGGCCTGGCGCTGATCCTGTTCATCGTGTCCCTCAACCTTGTGGGGGACCAGATCCGCGACCAGCTCAATCCGAGGCTCCGCCGATGA
- a CDS encoding ABC transporter permease produces the protein MSALVFTGVYAVGNPIDVLISPDATQDIRAAVIAQYGLDQPLWRQYFSFVGRVFEGDFGRSLVYNMPVSELILSRLPATLELTLAAVIFASLVGIPIGMYAGYKPYNPVSRAIMAISILGFSVPTFWFGLMLIMVFAVQFGIMPAGGRGETVSLFGVEFSFLTGDGLRHLVLPALNLALFKFSLMIRLARAGTRELMLSDTVKFARAAGLSEFTVLSRHVLRLISIPLVTVFGLELGSTLAFAVVTETIFSWPGLGKLIIDSITSLDRPVMVAYLMLVALLFIVINLVVDLTYALLDPRLRKGRA, from the coding sequence ATGTCGGCGCTGGTCTTCACAGGCGTCTATGCGGTGGGAAATCCCATCGACGTGCTGATTTCGCCTGACGCGACCCAGGACATCCGGGCGGCCGTCATCGCCCAGTATGGCCTCGATCAGCCTTTATGGCGGCAGTATTTTTCGTTTGTCGGACGTGTCTTCGAAGGCGATTTCGGTCGATCGCTCGTCTACAACATGCCGGTCAGCGAACTGATCCTGTCCCGGCTGCCCGCCACGCTCGAACTGACGCTGGCAGCGGTCATCTTTGCAAGTCTGGTCGGCATTCCGATCGGCATGTATGCCGGCTACAAGCCGTACAACCCGGTCTCGCGCGCCATCATGGCGATCTCCATCCTCGGCTTCTCGGTGCCCACCTTCTGGTTCGGCCTGATGCTGATCATGGTCTTTGCCGTGCAGTTCGGCATCATGCCGGCCGGCGGGCGGGGTGAAACGGTCAGCCTGTTCGGCGTCGAGTTCTCCTTCCTGACCGGCGATGGCTTGAGGCATCTCGTCCTGCCGGCTCTCAACCTCGCTCTGTTCAAGTTCTCGCTGATGATCCGGCTCGCCCGGGCCGGTACCCGCGAACTGATGCTGAGCGACACGGTAAAATTCGCCCGCGCCGCCGGTCTGTCCGAGTTCACGGTTCTCAGCCGCCATGTGCTTCGCCTGATCTCGATCCCGCTTGTCACCGTCTTCGGGCTGGAACTGGGCTCGACGCTCGCCTTTGCCGTCGTCACCGAGACGATCTTTTCCTGGCCGGGGCTCGGCAAGCTGATCATCGACAGCATCACCTCGCTCGATCGACCGGTCATGGTGGCCTACCTGATGCTTGTCGCCCTGCTGTTCATCGTCATCAACCTCGTGGTCGATCTCACCTATGCGCTGCTCGATCCGCGCCTCAGAAAGGGACGTGCCTGA
- a CDS encoding creatininase family protein, whose product MKIAEMNWMQVEERAAKDDRCILPIGSVEQHAYLSLATDMILAEKVSVDAAEPLGIPVFPVLPYGLASSFATFPGTLTLSLASYIGIIRDLMDSIHRSGFRRILIVNGHGGNTPATAVISEWLNAHPDSSVKFHDWWRAPRTLAKVQAIDPAASHASWMENFPWTRTNDPRQPSGARPQVDYARLARIDAARKREMLGDGNYHGLYQRPDEDMLALWEVAVAETRDLLKGDWH is encoded by the coding sequence ATGAAGATTGCCGAGATGAACTGGATGCAGGTTGAAGAGCGCGCCGCGAAGGACGACCGCTGCATTCTTCCGATCGGCAGCGTCGAGCAGCACGCCTATCTCAGCCTCGCGACCGACATGATCCTCGCCGAAAAGGTGTCCGTGGATGCCGCCGAACCGCTCGGCATTCCGGTGTTTCCGGTCCTGCCCTATGGACTGGCATCCTCCTTTGCGACCTTCCCGGGCACGCTGACGCTGTCGCTCGCGAGCTATATCGGCATCATTCGCGACCTGATGGACAGCATCCACCGATCGGGCTTTCGCCGGATCCTGATCGTCAACGGTCACGGCGGGAACACGCCGGCAACGGCGGTGATTTCCGAATGGCTGAACGCCCATCCGGACAGTTCGGTGAAATTCCATGACTGGTGGCGGGCGCCGCGGACACTGGCAAAGGTTCAGGCCATCGATCCGGCGGCCTCGCACGCCTCATGGATGGAAAACTTCCCCTGGACGCGCACGAATGACCCACGTCAGCCGTCCGGCGCGAGGCCGCAGGTGGACTATGCCCGCCTTGCACGCATCGATGCGGCACGCAAACGCGAGATGCTGGGGGATGGCAACTACCACGGCCTCTACCAGCGTCCCGACGAAGACATGCTGGCGCTCTGGGAGGTCGCGGTCGCAGAGACCCGGGATCTTCTGAAAGGCGACTGGCACTAG
- a CDS encoding MarR family winged helix-turn-helix transcriptional regulator → MTGNYLTVKFHTVQKRDEAGEDMTVQLEQASLETLLRQGGKTLSTGEPVDALVGVKLWENPCWLSFRINFLALQFNVPIYRWTEKEFGLPRPEFVVLYSLGLADGLTASAICMSSGFPKNTISRAIQKLIDKDIIRREVDPADLRSFVLYITDEGRRIVDAAMQPMVERERTMLSALTPAEMLMLSELLAKVVVNSPVSPPMINIEENEE, encoded by the coding sequence TTGACAGGCAATTATCTGACGGTCAAGTTCCATACGGTACAAAAAAGAGACGAGGCAGGCGAAGACATGACGGTGCAGCTGGAACAGGCGTCGCTCGAAACGCTTCTTCGTCAGGGTGGAAAAACCTTGTCAACGGGAGAGCCGGTCGATGCGCTGGTCGGCGTGAAGCTGTGGGAAAACCCATGCTGGCTGTCGTTTCGCATCAACTTCCTCGCCCTGCAGTTCAACGTGCCGATCTATCGCTGGACGGAAAAGGAGTTCGGTCTGCCGCGACCGGAGTTCGTCGTGCTCTACTCGCTCGGGCTGGCCGACGGGCTGACGGCCAGTGCGATCTGCATGTCCTCGGGCTTTCCCAAGAACACCATCAGCCGGGCCATCCAGAAGCTGATCGACAAGGACATCATTCGCCGCGAAGTCGATCCGGCGGATCTGCGCAGCTTCGTCCTCTATATCACGGACGAGGGCCGTCGCATCGTTGATGCCGCCATGCAGCCGATGGTCGAGCGCGAAAGAACCATGCTCTCCGCCCTGACGCCGGCGGAAATGCTGATGCTCTCCGAGCTTCTGGCAAAAGTCGTCGTGAATTCACCTGTCTCGCCACCAATGATAAACATAGAGGAGAACGAAGAATGA
- a CDS encoding ABC transporter substrate-binding protein, which produces MSIHKVLRTVALASVLLGGVSSAALAADLTVGVRAGPLSVDPHFTAAGTHAEAMKHIYDSLVKSGNNLELEPGLATSWTAIDATTWEFKLRQGVKFHDGSDFTAEDVKFSIERIPAVTGPNPTTIYVRRVRGIEIVDPYTIRIKTDGPAPTLPNDFIRLFVVSHTAAKDFSASADKAAEGFNSGKAAIGTGPYKFVSWTPKEQLVVEKFDGYWGEKEPWDKVIRKEIPNDAARVAQLKAGQVDLIARIPSSDVPTLEQDSKLSIVRQESVYLFNIAFDFRDKPPQVSAKDGSPLPKNPFQDAKVREAFDLAIDREALTEIAMEGMGAVQSQLVTPNIFGWNPAVKPTKADPAKAKALLAEAGYPNGFKVTFSFTNDRLPGDKDVGTTIAQMLTAIGIQVEANAQPGAVFFPANTRGDYSMTMSGWGTLTGEANYTLSSLTHSNDPAKKLGAFNLRGYVNPTMDKLIEDAAVEMDTAKREKLLMDANALVSTDRPYLAIASTITAWGMKKNITIVPRSDEDTLAMNIRPAK; this is translated from the coding sequence ATGAGCATTCACAAGGTGTTGCGCACCGTAGCATTGGCTTCTGTCTTGCTGGGCGGTGTATCGTCGGCGGCGCTTGCCGCGGACCTGACTGTCGGAGTGAGAGCCGGTCCGCTGTCGGTCGATCCGCACTTCACGGCCGCCGGCACCCATGCCGAAGCCATGAAGCATATCTACGATTCGCTCGTGAAATCCGGCAACAATCTCGAGCTGGAGCCGGGGCTTGCGACCAGCTGGACGGCCATCGATGCGACGACCTGGGAATTCAAGCTGCGCCAGGGCGTCAAGTTCCATGACGGTTCGGATTTCACCGCGGAAGACGTGAAGTTCTCCATCGAACGGATTCCGGCCGTGACGGGCCCCAACCCGACGACGATCTATGTCCGTCGCGTGCGTGGCATCGAGATCGTCGATCCCTACACGATCCGCATCAAGACAGACGGTCCCGCACCGACCCTGCCCAACGACTTCATTCGCCTGTTCGTGGTGTCGCACACTGCCGCCAAGGACTTTTCCGCCAGCGCCGACAAGGCTGCGGAAGGCTTCAACTCGGGCAAGGCTGCGATCGGTACCGGTCCGTACAAGTTCGTGTCCTGGACGCCGAAGGAGCAGCTGGTCGTCGAGAAGTTCGACGGCTACTGGGGCGAGAAGGAGCCCTGGGACAAGGTGATCCGCAAGGAAATCCCCAATGATGCAGCCCGCGTCGCCCAGCTGAAGGCCGGGCAGGTCGATCTGATCGCCCGTATTCCGTCGTCGGACGTGCCGACGCTCGAACAGGACAGCAAGCTTTCCATCGTTCGCCAGGAGAGCGTCTACCTCTTCAACATCGCGTTTGATTTCCGCGACAAGCCCCCGCAGGTGAGTGCCAAGGATGGCTCGCCGCTGCCCAAGAACCCCTTCCAGGACGCCAAGGTCCGCGAAGCCTTCGATCTCGCGATCGATCGGGAAGCCCTGACCGAGATTGCCATGGAAGGCATGGGCGCCGTCCAGTCGCAGCTTGTCACGCCGAACATCTTCGGCTGGAACCCGGCCGTGAAGCCGACGAAGGCCGATCCTGCCAAGGCCAAGGCATTGCTGGCCGAGGCCGGCTATCCGAACGGCTTCAAGGTGACCTTCTCATTCACCAATGATCGCCTGCCGGGCGACAAGGATGTCGGCACGACGATCGCACAGATGCTGACGGCAATCGGCATCCAGGTGGAAGCGAACGCCCAGCCGGGCGCCGTCTTCTTCCCGGCCAACACGCGTGGCGACTATTCCATGACCATGTCCGGCTGGGGCACGCTGACGGGCGAGGCGAACTACACGCTGTCATCGCTGACGCATTCGAACGATCCGGCGAAGAAGCTCGGGGCCTTCAACCTGCGTGGCTATGTGAACCCGACGATGGACAAGCTGATCGAGGACGCTGCCGTCGAGATGGACACGGCAAAGCGCGAAAAGCTCCTGATGGATGCCAATGCTCTCGTTTCGACCGATCGCCCCTATCTGGCGATTGCCTCCACCATTACCGCCTGGGGCATGAAGAAGAACATCACCATCGTTCCGCGCTCGGACGAGGACACGCTGGCGATGAACATCCGCCCGGCGAAATAG
- a CDS encoding isoaspartyl peptidase/L-asparaginase family protein → MGTLALAIHGGCGVMAKLDLSEEEWAAARVDLGRALKAGWHVLTAGGSALDAVEAAVVVMEDSPHFNAGYGAALNTEGRHELDASIMDGRTLEAGAVTLVQRIRNPVKAARKVMEHGDAVLLGGPAADAFAAQAGLAMVEPDYFTTERRTKALAAMKAHAAAGTAAKASEAEKHGTVGAVALDGQGHLAAATSTGGYNNKPDGRIGDTPIIGAGTYARDGACAVSGTGKGEYFMRYAVGHEIASRVAYLGESLEVAAAKVVQQDLKQHAIGAGLVAVGADGSITAPYNTDGMFRGWVTPEGEFYVGTHSEVFRIQPD, encoded by the coding sequence ATGGGAACTCTTGCTCTGGCCATTCATGGCGGCTGCGGCGTGATGGCAAAGCTCGACCTCAGCGAGGAGGAGTGGGCGGCTGCGCGGGTCGATCTGGGACGTGCGCTGAAGGCCGGCTGGCATGTGCTGACCGCGGGCGGTTCAGCGCTCGACGCGGTCGAAGCGGCGGTGGTCGTCATGGAGGACAGCCCGCACTTCAACGCCGGCTACGGCGCTGCGCTCAACACGGAAGGGCGGCACGAGCTTGATGCGTCGATCATGGATGGCAGGACGCTGGAGGCTGGTGCTGTGACCCTCGTGCAGCGTATCCGCAACCCGGTGAAGGCCGCGCGCAAGGTCATGGAGCATGGCGACGCGGTTCTCCTCGGCGGGCCCGCAGCGGATGCCTTTGCCGCACAGGCCGGGCTCGCCATGGTCGAGCCTGACTACTTTACCACCGAACGGCGGACAAAGGCGCTGGCCGCGATGAAGGCGCATGCGGCGGCGGGCACCGCCGCAAAGGCAAGCGAAGCGGAAAAGCACGGCACCGTGGGGGCGGTGGCGCTCGACGGGCAGGGGCACCTTGCGGCCGCCACCTCCACCGGTGGCTACAACAACAAGCCGGATGGCCGCATCGGCGATACGCCGATCATCGGCGCGGGCACCTATGCGCGGGATGGCGCCTGCGCCGTCTCGGGAACGGGCAAGGGCGAATATTTCATGCGCTATGCCGTCGGTCACGAGATCGCCAGCCGCGTCGCTTATCTCGGCGAAAGCCTGGAGGTTGCGGCCGCCAAGGTGGTCCAGCAGGACCTGAAGCAACACGCGATCGGCGCAGGCCTCGTCGCCGTCGGAGCCGACGGATCGATCACCGCACCCTACAATACCGACGGCATGTTCCGTGGCTGGGTGACGCCCGAGGGCGAGTTCTATGTCGGCACCCATTCGGAGGTCTTCCGGATCCAGCCCGACTGA
- a CDS encoding SDR family NAD(P)-dependent oxidoreductase, with the protein MNISFEEKIVVVTGAAHGFGRAIAHGFASRGARVHACDVNEAGLEATIALCGAHASAHYLDVGNRAEVQALVPSFGAVDILVNNAGGVRGQIGRPIEEISESDWQAILDVNLSGAFFMAQAVAPAMKTKRSGRIINISSGAGLGISLTGIQSYASAKAGQIGLTRQLAHELGPWNITVNNVAPGFVRSNPATERQWEAMGEDGQQRLLNNIALKRLGSAEDIAAMVMFFASEHASWISGQIISVDGGK; encoded by the coding sequence ATGAACATTTCGTTCGAGGAAAAGATCGTCGTGGTGACCGGGGCGGCACACGGCTTCGGGCGGGCGATCGCCCACGGATTTGCAAGCCGGGGCGCCCGCGTCCACGCATGCGACGTGAACGAAGCCGGGCTCGAAGCGACGATTGCGCTCTGCGGCGCGCATGCCAGCGCCCATTATCTCGATGTCGGCAATCGTGCCGAGGTCCAGGCCCTGGTCCCCTCCTTCGGCGCCGTCGATATTCTCGTCAACAATGCCGGTGGCGTGCGCGGCCAGATCGGACGCCCGATCGAGGAGATCAGCGAGAGTGACTGGCAGGCCATTCTCGACGTCAACCTGTCAGGGGCTTTCTTCATGGCGCAGGCCGTTGCGCCTGCCATGAAGACGAAACGGTCCGGCCGCATCATCAACATCTCCAGCGGCGCAGGGCTTGGCATCTCGCTCACCGGCATCCAGTCCTATGCCAGCGCCAAGGCGGGCCAGATCGGCCTCACCCGCCAGCTCGCCCATGAACTCGGGCCCTGGAACATCACCGTCAACAACGTGGCTCCGGGCTTCGTGCGATCCAACCCCGCGACGGAACGGCAGTGGGAGGCGATGGGCGAAGACGGACAACAGCGGCTGTTGAACAACATTGCGCTGAAGCGCCTCGGCAGCGCCGAGGACATCGCCGCCATGGTGATGTTCTTCGCGAGCGAACACGCAAGCTGGATCTCCGGCCAGATCATCAGCGTCGATGGCGGCAAATGA
- a CDS encoding ketopantoate reductase family protein, with protein MSQPIVIWGAGAIGGTLGASFLQSGEDVLFVDTAKDHVDAINAEGLRIAGPIFEGTFQAKACLPSELEGQYERIYLCVKAHHTEAATQALVVHLASDGYVVSAQNGLNEQVIARIVGEQRTIGCFVNFGADYLEPGLVHYSGHGAVVIGELDGRFSDRAEEIYALLKQFEPKALITNNIWGFLWGKMIYGALLFGTALTNDSIADVLDNPTARPILRKLALEVATVAAINNIKTEAFDGFDPSAFGPLAQQQQTDRSFDDMVAHNRRSLKSHSGIWRDLAVRKRKTEVDAQVLPVVSIGQDSRVPTPMVARLVEMIHEIEEGRRPLDLANLEELGKAGA; from the coding sequence ATGAGCCAGCCGATCGTCATCTGGGGAGCCGGCGCCATCGGCGGCACACTGGGGGCATCCTTCCTGCAGTCCGGTGAGGATGTCCTGTTCGTCGATACCGCAAAGGATCACGTGGATGCCATCAACGCCGAGGGCCTGCGCATTGCCGGGCCTATTTTCGAGGGCACATTCCAGGCGAAAGCCTGCCTGCCGAGCGAACTGGAAGGGCAATACGAGCGGATCTACCTCTGCGTGAAGGCGCATCACACCGAAGCGGCAACGCAGGCGCTCGTCGTGCATCTCGCATCGGATGGTTACGTCGTCTCGGCCCAGAACGGGCTGAACGAGCAGGTCATCGCGCGCATCGTCGGCGAACAGCGTACGATCGGCTGCTTCGTCAATTTCGGCGCCGATTATCTGGAGCCGGGCCTCGTCCACTATAGCGGCCACGGAGCGGTCGTCATCGGCGAACTGGACGGGCGCTTCAGCGACCGCGCCGAGGAGATCTACGCGCTCCTCAAGCAGTTCGAGCCGAAGGCGTTGATCACCAACAACATCTGGGGCTTCCTCTGGGGCAAGATGATCTATGGCGCGCTGCTGTTCGGCACGGCACTCACCAATGACAGCATTGCCGACGTACTCGACAATCCGACCGCGCGTCCGATCCTGCGAAAGCTTGCCCTGGAAGTCGCAACCGTCGCGGCCATCAACAACATCAAGACGGAAGCCTTTGACGGCTTTGATCCGTCCGCCTTCGGCCCGCTTGCGCAGCAACAGCAGACCGATCGTTCCTTTGACGACATGGTCGCGCATAACCGTCGCTCGCTGAAATCCCATTCCGGCATCTGGCGAGATCTGGCGGTGCGCAAGCGCAAGACGGAAGTGGATGCCCAAGTGCTGCCCGTTGTGTCGATCGGTCAGGATTCCAGGGTTCCGACCCCTATGGTGGCAAGGCTGGTCGAGATGATCCACGAGATCGAAGAGGGGCGGCGTCCGCTCGATCTGGCAAACCTGGAAGAGCTCGGAAAGGCCGGCGCATGA
- a CDS encoding GntR family transcriptional regulator, with amino-acid sequence MKLVLDRTLPVSLRSQLHGLIEYGISCGDLAPGETLPSVRDLADRLGVAPMTVAQVYNALKAAGLVETRPGAGTFVSNRQPTPTQPTGDMSELYRQIDALLDQSRKIGMRKADLMALVSARSSRSPEPTSRQQHILMIGLFAEATGSYAGFIADRLGPGVTVEPLTIATLENDAALRARAATADLAVTIMSRQQQVEALLPQTRVVSIRFTPSQETRQALAALDSLARIAAVSRFPEFLPILKSGVMRFAPHVAEVFAETIDNPSLMTTVSQATVLVFATGAESILAEVAPDMPRIEYRHAPDIADIERIIAPALASPNDAPTRPANEIDDAAGFSPHQSHPTQTNLSLKENMR; translated from the coding sequence ATGAAACTCGTCCTCGACCGAACATTGCCGGTGTCCCTGCGCAGCCAGCTTCACGGCCTGATCGAATACGGCATCAGCTGCGGCGACCTCGCACCCGGCGAGACACTGCCCTCGGTGCGCGACCTGGCAGACCGGCTGGGCGTCGCGCCGATGACGGTGGCTCAGGTCTATAACGCACTGAAGGCCGCCGGCCTCGTCGAGACGCGGCCTGGTGCCGGCACCTTCGTGAGCAACCGACAGCCGACCCCGACTCAGCCTACGGGCGACATGTCCGAGCTTTACCGGCAGATCGACGCCCTCCTCGATCAGAGCCGAAAGATTGGCATGCGCAAGGCCGACCTGATGGCGCTGGTGAGTGCGCGCAGTTCCCGCAGTCCCGAGCCGACCAGCCGGCAGCAGCACATCCTGATGATCGGCCTGTTTGCGGAAGCGACGGGGAGCTACGCCGGCTTCATCGCCGACCGGTTGGGGCCGGGGGTGACCGTTGAACCGCTGACGATTGCCACCCTGGAGAACGACGCGGCCCTGAGGGCGCGGGCGGCCACTGCGGATCTCGCCGTGACGATCATGAGCCGACAGCAACAGGTCGAAGCGCTCCTGCCGCAGACCCGCGTGGTCTCGATCCGGTTTACCCCGTCGCAGGAGACACGCCAGGCCCTCGCCGCGCTGGATTCGCTGGCCCGCATTGCAGCCGTGTCGCGCTTTCCCGAATTCCTGCCAATCCTGAAAAGCGGCGTCATGCGTTTTGCACCGCACGTCGCCGAGGTCTTTGCGGAAACAATCGACAATCCGAGCCTGATGACCACGGTCTCCCAGGCAACGGTACTGGTGTTTGCGACAGGCGCCGAGAGCATTCTGGCTGAGGTTGCACCGGACATGCCGAGGATCGAATACCGCCACGCGCCGGATATTGCGGACATCGAACGGATCATCGCACCCGCGCTCGCCTCCCCCAACGATGCGCCAACGAGACCGGCAAACGAGATCGATGACGCCGCCGGGTTTTCGCCCCACCAATCCCATCCGACACAGACCAATCTCTCACTGAAGGAAAACATGCGATGA